AATGTTTTACGCCTGCCGATAGACGATACGATTTTAACGCCGGGTTCTCACGGCAAAGAGAAAGGGCAACAGCGAAGTGCTGCTGCCCTTTCTCTTTTTGCCGCAGTGCTGACGTCAAAAGGCGCGAACCTTGACGTCGTTTACCTGAATTGGACCGACACCGCGTGGCACTTCTATCGATTCAAGGCGCGTTGCACCTAAGTGTTTCGTGATATAATCACATGCCACATTCGGATCAATTCTCTCTCCGCAGGTGTACACGTCAATACTCGCGTATCCATGCTCTGGAAAGCTGTGGATGGTGAGATGGGATTCCGAAATAATGACAACTCCGCTAACACCCTGAGGTGCAAACTTATGAAATGCCACTTCTCGAACCTCAGCACCCGCTTCCAGTGCCGCATTCACCATCGTACGTTCAATACCCTGAACATCATTTAACTTATCCGCATTGCAACCCCAAAGTTCAGCAATAACATGACGACCCATTGTATCCACAGCAAAAATCCCCCTTTGAGCCAATTCGCCATGCCATCCATGGCATGTGGAACCGTCCCTACACCACGGGGGAAAGTTAGTCCGCAGAGGTCCTAACCCTTTAAGTGTAGAGCCGAATTCCGTATTGATAAACGGAGCCAAGCAAAGATTACGAAGAGTAGTATAAGATCTGATGCGACAATTTGCAACAAGGAATTATTCGGAAAAACAGTTTATATCGCTGAGAGTGGTGTAACCAGACACGCTATTAAGCTGATGGCCGTCAAGCAGACCATTGTAATGCTTGCAGTGCGCCAGAGCCGGACGGATCGATTGACGTTTACGTATACTAGTGTGAGCAAGATTCCGGCCACCATTCCACCAAGATGCGCCAGCCAATCAATGTCTGGATGGGTGATGTCGAGTACGACGTTAATGGCTAAAATCATCAAGAGCTGATTGCGCACGACAGTCGGGAGAATCCGTAAAAAAGCAAGGCCTAGCATCGCCCCGAACAACCCGAATATCGCACCAGATGCCCCGGCGCTCACCGTGAAACCAGCGCCCATGGCAAGGCTCAACACATTCCCAAACAGTCCGCTGACCAAATAAATCACGACAAAGGCGTTTGCGCCCAGCAGGCTTTCTACCGCCGTAAGTGTCCACAAGGACACCATATTGACCAACAAGTGCATCAAGGAAAGGTGCACGAAGATGGCGGTCAGCAATCGAAAGATTTGACCATGCGTGACGAATACCCCGACCATGGCGCCTGCCCGCGCATCCCCCTGCACGCTATGGCCAAAAATTGTCTGAACTACCACGTACCAAATGACAGTGAGCGCAATGATTTTCCAAGATGCCGGCCACTGGGCTATCGTTCGACCACCACCGAAGACTTGAAAACCGGTGCGTTTCATACTCATCAAATCCTTTGCGAAGGCAATTAAGAAGAACGGGTAAACTGATGCGTCCGAAGAATATCCTCTTCGAGCACCGTATACCCCCGCTCGTACGCTTCTAGCATCTTTTCCGGGGAAAAGTTCGGGAGTACACTCGAGCGAAATGCCTCCACATACTGTTCACGTTCCTCATCATGCTGCAGCAGTTGGTCGA
Above is a genomic segment from Alicyclobacillus acidoterrestris containing:
- a CDS encoding rhomboid family intramembrane serine protease encodes the protein MKRTGFQVFGGGRTIAQWPASWKIIALTVIWYVVVQTIFGHSVQGDARAGAMVGVFVTHGQIFRLLTAIFVHLSLMHLLVNMVSLWTLTAVESLLGANAFVVIYLVSGLFGNVLSLAMGAGFTVSAGASGAIFGLFGAMLGLAFLRILPTVVRNQLLMILAINVVLDITHPDIDWLAHLGGMVAGILLTLVYVNVNRSVRLWRTASITMVCLTAISLIACLVTPLSAI
- the speD gene encoding adenosylmethionine decarboxylase, with product MDTMGRHVIAELWGCNADKLNDVQGIERTMVNAALEAGAEVREVAFHKFAPQGVSGVVIISESHLTIHSFPEHGYASIDVYTCGERIDPNVACDYITKHLGATRLESIEVPRGVGPIQVNDVKVRAF